The following coding sequences lie in one Musa acuminata AAA Group cultivar baxijiao chromosome BXJ1-8, Cavendish_Baxijiao_AAA, whole genome shotgun sequence genomic window:
- the LOC103993880 gene encoding DEAD-box ATP-dependent RNA helicase 31: MPGQLLPLRPLDYPGHRGASVLGRAFPFKLKYLALSARPRRLLSLGHDSAAGHRRTGLLVESSGAPGKRKALVEEDTQVGGWSDDWESEELERDGRRSGRPKSRTRVRGDGGNTKPLVRDAASSKRSRDSDSKFLQVIGNGKKNQNPSLDESLLRRSRGLLNKKRSFSHLDEVDEEEERNVECDSINDAPNNGGKIKQGMSGNASGSAASPEIGRLSSIAEDESYLSQTRFENCSLSPLSLKGIEAAGYVMMTQVQEATLPLILEGKDVLAKAKTGTGKTVAFLLPAIEVISRLPPLSHDKKRPLINVLVICPTRELALQAAAEANKLLKYHTSIGVQVVIGGTRLTQEQRHMQANPCQILIATPGRLKDHIENTTGFVSRLNGVKVLVLDEADRLLDMGFRNDIEKIIATVPKQRQTLLFSATVPNEVRQICHIALKKDYKFISTVDEGSEETHSQVKQMHLIAPLDKHFSILHCILKEHILEDADYKVIVFCTTAMVTKLVADLLTKLHLNVREIHSRKPQTYRTRVSEEFRQSKGLILVSSDVSARGVDYPDVTLVIQVGLPADREQYIHRLGRTGRKGKEGKGLLILAPWEKLFLASVQDLPITEAPVPSMDRSTMKEVEQALQLVEMKNKESAYQAWLGYYNSNKKIGRDKLKLVELAREFSQSLGLRDPPAIPKLILRKMGLHNVPGLRSK, translated from the exons ATGCCGGGCCAACTCCTTCCCCTCCGCCCGCTCGACTACCCCGGCCATCGCGGTGCTTCCGTTCTGGGCAGAGCTTTCCCCTTCAAACTCAAATACCTGGCTCTCTCAGCCAGGCCTCGCCGCCTGCTCTCCCTTGGTCACGATTCCGCTGCTGGCCATCGGAGGACGGGTCTCCTGGTGGAGAGCTCCGGCGCCCCGGGGAAGAGGAAGGCTCTGGTTGAGGAGGACACCCAGGTTGGCGGTTGGTCCGACGACTGGGAGTCCGAGGAGCTGGAACGAGATGGACGGAGGAGCGGTCGGCCCAAGAGTAGGACTAGGGTGAGGGGTGACGGCGGGAATACAAAGCCCTTGGTTCGTGATGCTGCATCCTCTAAGAGGAGCAGGGACAGCGATTCTAAGTTCTTGCAGGTAATCGGTAATGGAAAGAAAAACCAAAACCCTAGCTTGGATGAGTCTTTGCTACGGCGTTCAAGAGGACTTCTTAACAAGAAGAGATCTTTTAGTCATCTGGATGAGGTAGATGAGGAGGAAGAGCGGAATGTTGAATGTGACTCCATAAATGATGCTCCTAATAATGGTGGTAAGATAAAACAGGGGATGTCAGGCAATGCTTCTGGTTCCGCAGCTTCTCCTGAAATTGGACGACTAAGTTCAATTGCTGAAGATGAATCTTACTTAAGCCAGACCAG GTTCGAAAATTGTTCCCTTTCTCCTTTGTCGCTTAAAGGAATAGAAGCTGCTGGATACGTGATGATGACACAGGTGCAGGAAGCAACGCTTCCCTTGATCCTTGAAG GCAAAGATGTTCTTGCAAAGGCAAAGACTGGAACGGGAAAAACTGTTGCATTTTTG CTTCCTGCAATCGAGGTTATTTCCAGATTACCCCCTCTTAGCCATGATAAAAAAAGGCCTttaatcaatgttctcgtaatttgCCCGACACGAGAACTGGCGTTGCAAGCTGCAGCGGAGGCTAATAAACTTTTGAAGTATCATACTTCGATTGGTGTGCAAGTGGTAATAGGTGGCACACGACTCACACAAGAACAGAGACACATGCAAGCAAATCCATGCCAG ATTCTAATAGCCACGCCAGGAAGACTCAAAGACCATATTGAGAACACAACAGGATTTGTCAGTCGACTAAATGGAGTAAAAGTTCTTGTTCTTGATGAAGCAGACCGTCTGCTGGATATGGGATTCCGGAATGATATTGAGAAAATTATTGCTACTGTTCCAAAACAGCGGCAAACACTTCTATTTTCTGCTACTGTACCAAATGAG GTTCGTCAAATTTGTCATATTGCCTTGAAAAAGGACTACAAATTTATCAGCACCGTGGATGAAGGTAGTGAAGAGACACACTCACAG GTCAAACAGATGCATCTGATTGCTCCGTTGGATAAGCACTTCTCTATACTTCACTGTATCCTGAAGGAACATATTTTGGAGGATGCTGATTATAAG GTGATTGTATTTTGTACGACTGCAATGGTGACAAAGCTTGTCGCTGACCTGCTTACTAAGTTGCACCTGAATGTGCGAGAGATCCATTCAAGAAAACCACAAACTTACAGAACCAGAGTCTCCGAAGAGTTCAGGCAGTCAAAAGGTCTCATACTTGTGAGTTCGGACGTCTCTGCTAGAGGAGTTGATTACCCAGATGTTACCCTTGTTATACAG GTGGGACTCCCTGCTGATAGAGAACAGTATATCCATCGACTTGGTAGGACAGGCCGGAAAGGTAAAGAAGGAAAAGGTTTGTTGATTTTGGCACCATGGGAGAAGTTATTTTTAGCAAGTGTTCAAGATTTGCCAATAACTGAGGCTCCAGTACCTTCTATGGATCGAAGCACCATGAAGGAA GTGGAGCAGGCGCTGCAACTTGTGGAGATGAAAAACAAAGAATCAGCATATCAAGCATGGCTTGGTTACTATAATTCAAACAAGAAAATTGGCCGAGACAAGTTGAAACTTGTGGAACTGGCAAGGGAGTTCAGTCAGAGCTTGGGTCTCCGAGATCCTCCTGCGATACCGAAGCTTATCTTGAGGAAGATGGGCCTTCACAACGTCCCCGGCTTACGTTCCAAGTGA
- the LOC135588879 gene encoding probable protein phosphatase 2C 8, with protein sequence MEGEPEPLSNESPDKIPCNDHKTIRHRRLQLRWIRAEASAGGCPTNRVKNRNRSFGSDAHKASKGIAPSLSHGSVSLIGRRREMEDAVTMAPGFASVGTAPPYDFFGVYDGHCGVSVAWACRDRLHVVLAEKVAALGEWPTAEEQWREVMAASFSRVDGELALKEREVGSTASVAVVGPERIVVANCGDSRVVLSRGDMAVPLSSDHKADRPDEMKRVEAAGGIVINWDVYRVSGVLATSRSIGDHYLRPYVISEPEVTVTNRTEEDELLVLASDGLWDVISNEVVCKVARQCLSGQLVRKVPDGAREHRAKEAAVILAELALSRGSRDNISVVVVEL encoded by the exons ATGGAGGGTGAACCGGAGCCCCTGAGCAACGAGTCACCGGACAAAATTCCTTGCAACGACCACAAAACGATCCGCCATCGACGTCTCCAGCTCCGCTGGATAAGGGCCGAAGCCAGCGCAGGAGGTTGCCCCACCAACCGTGTCAAGAACCGGAATCGGAGTTTCGGTTCCGACGCCCATAAGGCGAGCAAGGGAATTGCCCCCTCCTTGTCCCACGGGTCGGTGTCGCTAATTGGGCGGAGGAGGGAGATGGAGGACGCGGTGACCATGGCGCCCGGGTTCGCGTCGGTGGGGACCGCCCCCCCGTATGACTTCTTTGGGGTGTACGACGGGCACTGCGGGGTGAGCGTGGCGTGGGCGTGCCGGGACCGGCTGCACGTGGTGCTGGCGGAGAAGGTGGCGGCGTTGGGCGAGTGGCCGACGGCGGAGGAGCAGTGGAGGGAGGTGATGGCCGCGAGCTTCTCGAGGGTGGACGGGGAGCTGGCTTTGAAGGAGAGGGAGGTGGGGTCGACGGCGTCCGTGGCGGTCGTGGGGCCGGAGCGAATCGTGGTAGCCAACTGCGGTGACTCGAGGGTCGTGCTCTCCCGCGGCGACATGGCCGTGCCGCTCTCCTCGGACCACAAG GCTGACAGGCCAGATGAGATGAAGAGAGTCGAAGCAGCTGGAGGCATCGTCATCAACTGGGACGTTTACCGTGTGTCAGGCGTTCTAGCCACTTCTAGATCCATAG GCGATCATTACCTGAGACCATATGTGATCTCAGAACCAGAGGTCACGGTGACGAACAGGACGGAGGAAGACGAGCTCCTGGTTCTGGCCAGCGATGGGTTGTGGGACGTCATCTCCAACGAGGTGGTCTGCAAGGTCGCGAGGCAATGCCTCAGCGGACAACTGGTGAGGAAGGTGCCTGACGGCGCCAGAGAACACAGAGCTAAGGAGGCTGCCGTCATACTGGCGGAGCTCGCCTTGTCCAGAGGAAGCAGGGACAACATTAGCGTGGTCGTGGTAGAGTTGTAA
- the LOC103993879 gene encoding uncharacterized protein LOC103993879 isoform X2, producing the protein MSPFEHGEVFVLDDGGEVDLDLGNYERFLDIKLTHDNNITTGKIYQSVIDKERKGDYLGKTVQVVPHITDAIQEWIERVAMIPVDGKEGPADVCVIELGGTIGDIESMPFIEALGQFSYRVGPGNFCLVHVSLVPVLNTVGEQKTKPTQHSVWSLRALGLTPNILACRSAKPLEENVKEKLSQFCHVLVSNIVTLHDVTNIWHIPLLLMEQRADEALIKVLKLKRFAKEPMLEEWMRRAEICDTLQDPVRIAMVGKYTGFADSYLSVLKALLHASVACQRKLVVDWVASPDLEKHTEVEAPEVHKKAWDLLKAADGILVPGGFGDRGVEGKILAAKYAREHKVPYLGICLGMQIAVIEIARSVLNLPDANSTEFNPDTTTPCVIFMPEGSKTHMGGTMRLGSRRTYFKVPSCKAAKLHSNASFVDERHRHRYEVNPEMVPEFEKAGLAFVGQDETGKRMEIIELADHPYFIGVQFHPEFKSRPGKPSALFLGLIAASCRQLDSLLRHILHRGNLTSRCISNTGPVSTKAYQNGNLKKHTKSLANGNFHSNGNGVHA; encoded by the exons ATGTCACCTTTTGAGCATGGGGAAGTATTTGTCTTGGATGATGGTGGTGAG GTGGATTTGGATCTTGGAAACTATGAAAGGTTCCTTGATATCAAGTTAACTCACGACAATAACATCACTACTGGGAAGATCTATCAG TCTGTCATTGATAAGGAAAGAAAGGGCGACTATCTGGGAAAAACAGTGCAG GTTGTCCCACACATTACAGATGCCATACAAGAGTGGATTGAACGTGTAGCAATGATACCTGTGGATGGCAAAGAAGGACCAGCTGATGTTTGTGTTATAGAATTGGGTGGAACTATAG GTGATATTGAATCAATGCCATTTATTGAAGCTTTGGGTCAATTTTCTTACCGTGTAG GTCCTGGTAATTTCTGTCTGGTTCACGTTAGTCTTGTACCAGTTTTGAACACAGTTGGTGAGCAG AAAACTAAGCCAACCCAACATAGTGTTTGGAGCCTACGAGCACTTGGACTTACACCGAATATTCTTGCCTGCCGCAGTGCTAAG CCGCTGGAGGAGAATGTTAAAGAAAAGCTTTCACAGTTTTGTCATGTCCTG GTATCAAATATCGTCACTCTTCATGATGTTACAAATATTTGGCACATTCCATTATTGTTGATG GAACAAAGGGCAGATGAAGCTCTCATTAAAGTCTTGAAACTTAAACG ATTTGCCAAGGAACCCATGTTGGAAGAGTGGATGAGAAGAGCAGAAATCTGTGACACTTTACAGGATCCT GTTAGGATTGCAATGGTTGGTAAATATACTGGCTTTGCTGATTCGTACCTCTCAGTATTAAAG GCACTTTTGCATGCATCTGTTGCTTGCCAAAGGAAACTGGTTGTTGACTGGGTAGCATCTCCTGACCTCGAAAAACATACAGAAGTAGAG GCACCTGAAGTTCATAAAAAAGCATGGGATCTATTAAAG GCTGCAGATGGTATACTAGTCCCAGGAGGTTTTGGAGACAGAGGGGTGGAAGGAAAAATTCTTGCTGCTAAATATGCTCGTGAACACAAAGTGCCATACCTTGGCATTTGTCTTGGGATGCAGATTGCTGTAATCGAGATTGCTCGTTCAGTTTTGAACTTGCCAGATGCAAACAGCACAGAGTTTAACCCTGATACAACAACCCCATGCGTTATTTTTATGCCTGAG GGATCAAAAACTCATATGGGAGGGACAATGAGACTTGGATCAAGGAGGACATATTTCAAGGTTCCCAGCTGTAAAGCTGCAAAGTT GCACAGCAATGCCAGTTTTGTTGATGAACGACATCGTCACAGATACGAG GTAAATCCAGAGATGGTTCCTGAGTTTGAAAAGGCTGGCCTTGCCTTTGTTGGTCAAGATGAAACAGGAAAGCGAATGGAG ATCATCGAGTTGGCTGATCATCCTTATTTCATCGGTGTGCAATTTCATCCGGAGTTCAAATCTAGACCTGGAAAACCATCTGCACTTTTCTTAG GACTCATAGCGGCCTCATGCAGGCAGCTGGACTCTTTGCTGAGACACATTCTTCATCGTGGCAACTTAACATCAAGATGTATCTCAAACACTGGTCCTGTCTCAACAAAGGCTTACCAGAATGGGAATTTAAAGAAGCATACCAAGAGCCTAGCAAACGGAAACTTCCATTCCAATGGCAATGGCGTGCACGCATGA
- the LOC103993879 gene encoding uncharacterized protein LOC103993879 isoform X1: MKYVVVTGGVVSGLGKGVTASSIGVVLKACGLRVTSIKIDPYLNTDAGTMSPFEHGEVFVLDDGGEVDLDLGNYERFLDIKLTHDNNITTGKIYQSVIDKERKGDYLGKTVQVVPHITDAIQEWIERVAMIPVDGKEGPADVCVIELGGTIGDIESMPFIEALGQFSYRVGPGNFCLVHVSLVPVLNTVGEQKTKPTQHSVWSLRALGLTPNILACRSAKPLEENVKEKLSQFCHVLVSNIVTLHDVTNIWHIPLLLMEQRADEALIKVLKLKRFAKEPMLEEWMRRAEICDTLQDPVRIAMVGKYTGFADSYLSVLKALLHASVACQRKLVVDWVASPDLEKHTEVEAPEVHKKAWDLLKAADGILVPGGFGDRGVEGKILAAKYAREHKVPYLGICLGMQIAVIEIARSVLNLPDANSTEFNPDTTTPCVIFMPEGSKTHMGGTMRLGSRRTYFKVPSCKAAKLHSNASFVDERHRHRYEVNPEMVPEFEKAGLAFVGQDETGKRMEIIELADHPYFIGVQFHPEFKSRPGKPSALFLGLIAASCRQLDSLLRHILHRGNLTSRCISNTGPVSTKAYQNGNLKKHTKSLANGNFHSNGNGVHA; encoded by the exons ATGAAGTACGTGGTGGTGACGGGGGGAGTGGTGAGTGGATTGGGGAAGGGGGTGACGGCGAGCAGCATTGGAGTTGTCCTCAAGGCATGCGGCCTCCGCGTTACCTCCATAAAGATCG ATCCTTATTTAAATACTGATGCTGGGACGATGTCACCTTTTGAGCATGGGGAAGTATTTGTCTTGGATGATGGTGGTGAG GTGGATTTGGATCTTGGAAACTATGAAAGGTTCCTTGATATCAAGTTAACTCACGACAATAACATCACTACTGGGAAGATCTATCAG TCTGTCATTGATAAGGAAAGAAAGGGCGACTATCTGGGAAAAACAGTGCAG GTTGTCCCACACATTACAGATGCCATACAAGAGTGGATTGAACGTGTAGCAATGATACCTGTGGATGGCAAAGAAGGACCAGCTGATGTTTGTGTTATAGAATTGGGTGGAACTATAG GTGATATTGAATCAATGCCATTTATTGAAGCTTTGGGTCAATTTTCTTACCGTGTAG GTCCTGGTAATTTCTGTCTGGTTCACGTTAGTCTTGTACCAGTTTTGAACACAGTTGGTGAGCAG AAAACTAAGCCAACCCAACATAGTGTTTGGAGCCTACGAGCACTTGGACTTACACCGAATATTCTTGCCTGCCGCAGTGCTAAG CCGCTGGAGGAGAATGTTAAAGAAAAGCTTTCACAGTTTTGTCATGTCCTG GTATCAAATATCGTCACTCTTCATGATGTTACAAATATTTGGCACATTCCATTATTGTTGATG GAACAAAGGGCAGATGAAGCTCTCATTAAAGTCTTGAAACTTAAACG ATTTGCCAAGGAACCCATGTTGGAAGAGTGGATGAGAAGAGCAGAAATCTGTGACACTTTACAGGATCCT GTTAGGATTGCAATGGTTGGTAAATATACTGGCTTTGCTGATTCGTACCTCTCAGTATTAAAG GCACTTTTGCATGCATCTGTTGCTTGCCAAAGGAAACTGGTTGTTGACTGGGTAGCATCTCCTGACCTCGAAAAACATACAGAAGTAGAG GCACCTGAAGTTCATAAAAAAGCATGGGATCTATTAAAG GCTGCAGATGGTATACTAGTCCCAGGAGGTTTTGGAGACAGAGGGGTGGAAGGAAAAATTCTTGCTGCTAAATATGCTCGTGAACACAAAGTGCCATACCTTGGCATTTGTCTTGGGATGCAGATTGCTGTAATCGAGATTGCTCGTTCAGTTTTGAACTTGCCAGATGCAAACAGCACAGAGTTTAACCCTGATACAACAACCCCATGCGTTATTTTTATGCCTGAG GGATCAAAAACTCATATGGGAGGGACAATGAGACTTGGATCAAGGAGGACATATTTCAAGGTTCCCAGCTGTAAAGCTGCAAAGTT GCACAGCAATGCCAGTTTTGTTGATGAACGACATCGTCACAGATACGAG GTAAATCCAGAGATGGTTCCTGAGTTTGAAAAGGCTGGCCTTGCCTTTGTTGGTCAAGATGAAACAGGAAAGCGAATGGAG ATCATCGAGTTGGCTGATCATCCTTATTTCATCGGTGTGCAATTTCATCCGGAGTTCAAATCTAGACCTGGAAAACCATCTGCACTTTTCTTAG GACTCATAGCGGCCTCATGCAGGCAGCTGGACTCTTTGCTGAGACACATTCTTCATCGTGGCAACTTAACATCAAGATGTATCTCAAACACTGGTCCTGTCTCAACAAAGGCTTACCAGAATGGGAATTTAAAGAAGCATACCAAGAGCCTAGCAAACGGAAACTTCCATTCCAATGGCAATGGCGTGCACGCATGA